Proteins encoded in a region of the Antedon mediterranea chromosome 2, ecAntMedi1.1, whole genome shotgun sequence genome:
- the LOC140039808 gene encoding shiftless antiviral inhibitor of ribosomal frameshifting protein-like codes for MPQEIEKSFYVSSENFKFHGDEISEQRDKVKSVCCAIMQEQLNLLHMEFTIASNGTIHFLVRGEKQRVEVTVGMLQRRLTGDRNPCPTECPEGVATLTLDNLKTHNKQLEEHREFGCRPCDRVYWRHVFAYKPVSRCPNCKVRYNAIPKELEYGWCEYNCSKCGNQFTSRGQAGIPVACYTCKNTYNDPDDFEVYPSRIGPKNLNRSSRTPRQYTHACIECNNGSIRPCPGFVKVIVASTPHVSTGSTCSTFLTQATDSTYFNMLD; via the exons AGTTTTTACGTTAGCAGtgaaaattttaaatttcatgGAGACGAAATCTCCGAACAGAGAGATAAG GTGAAATCTGTCTGCTGTGCTATAATGCAGGAACAGTTGAATCTTCTACACATGGAATTTACAATTGCCAGCAATGGCACAATTCACTTCCTCGTAAGAGGAGAAAAACAACGCGTAGAAGTAACAGTGGGTATGCTTCAAAGACGTCTGACCGGT GACCGGAATCCGTGTCCAACAGAATGTCCAGAAGGTGTAGCAACCCTCACTCTAGACAACTTGAAGACACATAACAAACAACTGGAGGAACACCGAGAGTTTGGATGCAGGCCATGTGATCGAGTTTACTGGAGACACGTATTTGCTTATAAACCTGTATCTAG GTGTCCGAACTGTAAAGTTCGCTACAATGCAATTCCCAAAGAGCTTGAATACGGATGGTGTGAGTACAATTGCAGCAAGTGCGGCAATCAGTTCACCAGTCGAGGTCAAGCAGGAATCCCCGTAGCATGCTATACATGCAAAAATACG tACAACGATCCAGACGATTTTGAG GTGTATCCATCGCGTATTGGACCTAAGAACTTGAACCGTTCTTCCAGGACGCCTCGTCAATACACACACGCCTGTATTGAATGCAACAACGGCAGCATTCGACCATGTCCAGGTTTTGTTAAAGTAATAGTTGCAAGCACGCCACATGTAAGCACGGGGTCCACGTGCTCTACATTCCTTACACAAGCCACAGATTCCACGTACTTTAATATGCTAGATTAA